The DNA segment AGCTTTCCTTTATGTATATGAAAATAGATAGCTATGTGCATGTGAAGGCTCTGAGCGGGATATATTAGTGTAATGAGGATGCTGACTGCTATTGCGAAGAACCTGTCATCTTTCTCGATTCTCACAGCTTTCGAAGCCGTCGACGTAATTTTTTGGGCGGGATCAAGGATGCCGAGTGCGGGACAGATGGCTGGCACCCCTGCCCGCATCAGCTTCAGCTAAAACGCCAGAAACGCCACGATAAAATCCCGGCAAGTCTCCACACTGtcccatcaccatgtcaCCGTTATCAAGAGCATCACTTGTTGAGAGGAAGGCACAATTCCCTATATTTGTCTCTGGATCCTGATATCTTGGCCAGGCTGCGACGCTGAAATCGCCATTTTGCACCTTCCAACCGGCCACAACCACGACAGGGATTCATCAAATGGCGCACCATACGACGATGCACCGTGGTGGCCATGCAGAGCGCACCGAGCCGAAATCTCTTGTTTgagatgttttttttttctctttgctCTCGCCTGCCCAGATCGTGATTTCGGACCTTCTTTCCAGCCGTGGCCCGCTTGGCTCACACTTTAATGCTGAACCACTGTTCAGAAACTGGAGGCCTGACAGCAAGACGACAGGACAGGACTCTGGAGGAATGTTCTTTGCTATTCTTCAGTCTGCACGTTCCTTCAGCAGGACCCGCTCCTGTCGTCAGCCTGGCTCAACGGCGCGCGGGCCACATGCTCCTGGGCAACAAGACAGCTCAGGACACCGGCGACTGAACACCAAGAGCTGCACGACCTGAGATGTCACCTTTTTTTTGAACCTCGACTTTAGCCGTCCAAGGTCGGTCGGCTGGACTGCGGAGCAATTCCAGGCCAATCAAACggccacaacccccccccatgTCGCCTGCTGCCCGATTCTTTGTCAATCGACCGGACCGAGACGCCCAGCAGCCTTGTTGGACCCACATCCGAAGCCACGATCGAAACGGAGTGCTGCGATCTGGAACGGTAGCTTCGGCTTGGCATCATCCTCGATTATACAATTACATGGACGGCGACATGCCCGAGAGGGCTACCAAGTTTGCATTGATACTGCACTGTGATGCAGGCTACGGGCATTCTCTCAACAGCAAACAGCAAGTTGAAACAGACCACTGACAGTTCGGATGGTTTTAAAGCCATCAATCATGTGGATCTCCTGTGCAACACAGCCATGTTGTGCTGCCTGTGATGTGTCACCTCTTAGGTAAAGTATATATAACTTATAACTAAGTAACGAGAGCTAGATAGTACTTGAAGCCACTACCTCTGCACAGGCGTCAAGTAGGCATTCAGcgcccccttctcccacagGTTGAAAATCCGCTGCTTGCTCATCCAGTCGGCGCTGtcctcatccatcttcaAGTCAAAGTTCCAAAGTACGCGGGCAAGAATCAAACGCATTTCGATGTAGGCCAGGTTCCTTCCCAAGCAGTTCCGGGGACCCAAGTGGAAAGGTTGAAAGGCTTCCTTGTGATCGCTCGCGAATTCGGGGTCGCCAAGCCATCTCTCAGGGTGGAATTCGAAAGGCTTCTTGAAGTGCTCCTCGTTGTGATACATGGCCCACTGATGGACGGCCACGACCGTCTGCTCATTCAGAGTCGTCAGCTGCTAGCATATCAGAACTCGGAAAGGGATGACTTACACCACCGGGGACATAGTGTCCAGCGATGCTAGCTCCCGCTGGGGGAACAACTCTGGGCAGCCCAGTCGGAACAGGAGGATACATCCTGAGCGCCTCGTCCAGGCAGGCGAGCAGATAGGGGAGGTTGCTAACACTCATAAAGTCAATCTCGTCCTCGGACTTGAAAGCACCTCTGACCTCGGCCGTGAGTTTCTCCAACGCGTCAGGGTTCGTCATCAGCAAGAAAGTAACCCCCGAAAGGAGCGTCGCTGTCGTCTCGGAGCCACCAATAATGAGAATCGCACTGTTGGCCTGCAGTTTCTGAAGCGTAAGACCCTGTTTCCCACAAGtcagctcaccaccctccctgtCAACAACACGTCCAAAGGCTCAAAAACTCACCCACTcatccgccttcttcaacaacccctcaatCAAATcactcctctccttccccccctccatccgtTTCTTCAACTTCACCAACGTCATCTGATAGTGCCTCTCCCGTTCCTCCATCAAGCTCTTGGGCACCACTGCCATCAGCGCCTTGAACACCCACGGGTAATGAACCAGGCTCTgaaaaacaacccccaccctcgccagCTCGAAAATTGCCTTGACCCACGGGTGATactccccgccctccaaacacccaaaactctccccaaacgccaaatCCCCAATCACATCAAAAGTAGTATAGTTATACCACGCCGCCAAATCCACCTTTTTTCCCCCGGCCGCTCTGAGCTTTCTCATCAACAAATCAACATACTGCTTAATCaacggctgctgctccctcATGCTCCGATCGGAGAAACCGTGCGCCATTGTTCTTCGTAGTAGACCATGCTCCTCCCTTTTGGCGTTCACAATGTCAACCGGGAGGTCGTCCACCGGGCGGTAAAACCCGAGGTACTTTTCAAACTCTTCCGACTTGTCGGTGCGGTGGCCCATGACGTCCTTCCAGGcctgggggttggagaaggcgagcTCGTTGGGGCCGATGCGGACGACGGGGCCGTacttttggtggagggggaggagatcgaaggggagggtgccgCGACACAGAAGGCGGATGTGGCCTAGGCGGGTGGCGCGCatgaggagggggccggGGAAGGagcggagagggtggaggaggaggttgtagAGTATGCTGCCCAGGACGTAGAGGGCGAACTGGGAAGAGTGGTTAGTATTTGTAGCTTGTGATGGGAAAAGGTGGGATAACTTACGCCTcctaggaggaggaggagggagggccCTACTCCTAGGGACAGGAGGGCcatggttggttggtgatgttcagtagtgtggtgttgatatgAGGGTGTGTGCTCAAGTCGCGAGTGCCGCTTGTGATGATTGCTATCATGGGATGTTCTGCCGTTCGCATCCAAAATTCCCACGCGTTTCACTGCTATTCAAACTAAAAGTGCGAAACTGACTCGTTCCCGCCTTTCCAGCAACTAAACTACTCTTCAagccagaaaaaaaaaagttggaaGATTCACAGGTAACCAGAGCAGAACTCGCATTTGCTCGGAACCGGACTTAGTGTCGCATTTTGTAGTCCACGCAACATTGTGCGAGCTTGATAAACCTCCCCTTGGCCGAGAACTTGCCCCCCTACCCCCGGACCTCGGATCTGCATTTGCCATTttgttctcctcctcaggtTTGTGCGGTGAGTGAGTGAACGTGTGGTTGCAATTCAGTGGTAGGCGGGTACGAGTACGATGGGAAAAAAGCAGGTGAAACCAAAGGTTCAATCTTGGGGTTGATAGGTTTATATTGGTCAGTCCAACCCCCCTGCGCGGCACATGGACTCTTCATCGACACACACTCGGCTTACGTCCAAGTATATACCTGTAGCGTATAGGTTATCATGTCAGCACTCTAGAATATATGTTCATACTAGAATTACCTTACCCATCGCCCCTCACAATCCTCCTGTCCGACCTCGACCGCTTCTCAGGGGTAACGCCGATCTGTGATCCCGCCAAGACGGAACAGAGCTTCAGAGCCCAGGTACCGTCACCATCCTTGAATGGTTAGCGCTCATCGGCCGCTAACGGTTGCAGAAGCTTAGGGCCACTAGAAGCCGTTTTAGTGTACGAATTCGAGAAGGCCGGAATGACACCTTATTCTCCTCGAGTTTGTTCAGGAAGAAGGACTCGTTTGTGCATTGGACGGCCGATactccatcctcatcaggcAGGTCATAGTGGAAGCCTTGATGTGAAGAGGTCTCACGTGAAACAAGCACATGTCCTCATGTGCCTAAGTGGAGTTAGTTGTAGAAATAGGATGGTCAATGATTAAAGTATCACCTACGTGTACATCTACTGTAAATCTACTTATATATCCGCATCTCCCAGGCATCAAacatcccccaccaaatCAACTCGCCAAACCTGCGTAGTCAATCCTCCCTAAAACTTGTCCACGATGTAAAATCgccccccctcaacacctaGGTAATCTTCCCATcaacccatctcccccccccaacaaaccaccaacccagcaattccccccctccaccgcttcctccctcaccctccccgcccagCTCCTCAAATTCCTAAACGCCCTCGCCCCTTTCAAAAACTCGTCCCgtcccctcatcatctcccacctccccaactcAGCCATGTAataccccaacccctccacctttttatccaccccttcttcctgctcAGCAACAAAATGCACaaacaacctcaacaccccaCCCGCATCGTAAACCCCTGAAaacgccaacccctccccttttccttccccccttttcctttcccccgGTGCGTAACTCCTCAGCACAAACATCCCCCTCGCCCCATAAGCCccatccaccgccaccgcagcaacaccccccttcccccccctcccaacaacctcgacaaaAAAGTTAGGCGCAACAGGTACCTCGTACCTCTTGGTCGCGATGACAAACTCTTCCTCCCGATCCCGAATAAGATGTTCCAACTCTGCCGGTCGAACACCGTCGAAGCTGTACGGGGTGGGGATTACGTCAGGGAGCGAGTTGACCGGTTTCATGGCGTTGAAGGGGATGTAGATCCTGTTTTGGGGGAAGGCGGGGACACACCCGGCGATGGTGTCCAGGACCCCatcggggaggaggcggtcgtcttgggagggggggagggaggatttaTGCTGGAAGGTGTCATATGCTTCTGAGGAAAAGGACGTGGTTGTGAGGGTCTGTATCGGGGTTGAGAGGTAAGTCAAAATTTTGTCAAGGTCCGAcggtgagggggagaagggggaggggaggtggattcggtggtcgaggaggtgttgttcttggaggagggagtagATTGTGGTGGTACCAGGGCGGGGGGGCAGAGGGGAGCGGACtcgtcgggggaggggaggagggcgggtgGGtcggaagaaggaggggtgTAAGTCGCGGAGGTATCGGGTTTCGATCGGGGGGAAGGTGAGTGATTGGCTtcgactgctgctggtgtggACGCGAGCGATGGTCATGTTTCGCACCGCGCCGggggctgggagggaggttcTACGGTCGCGGTCGCGGTCACGATCGCGGAGGGACCAGCATAAGCGTGGAAGCTGGGAGTAGTCGCTCCACAGGACGGGATAGTTTTCGTTGTTGTCGCCGATGGTGATTTTGGTGGGGCgttggttgtcgtcgtcgtggtcgtcgtcgtcgtcatcgtttTCACGATGGCGCTTTGATCCGTGCGGCGGTGTGGTCATATTGAGTTTTAAGGTCTTGTCACTGTCGAAACTGACACGGGTAGAGACAAAAGACGGGAAAAGGCAGGGAGCGGGGAGCGGACCTGATGCGGTTTTCCACCCTTCCCATGGCCCATTTTATGGAAAAGACGGGAGCAGAGGTTGCACCTAACTGCACGCCACCGAGGAAGGAAAAGTGTCCAATGCTACACACAATCATCCGAAGCGAATCATGCCACTTCCATCCCATGGTTGGGTGTGTGACATGGTACATTTCGACTGGGCAGCAAAAGAATAACAAGGAAAATAGTTACACTGCATCTTTGGGtcaaggtaaggtaggttgACAGGTGTCATGACCTGTCATGGTGCCGCTGTGTTGCCCTTTTCCCGCCTTGAACTTGAGACACAGCACCGCTACCTACAACCTCAACCGAATCCTCTCAAACACATTCGGCGTCAACCTCACGCAAACCCCGGCCAACCGAAACAAACACTCCTGCGGATAGTAATTATActccatcgcctccctccccctcccaaacccagtcCTATCCGcatacctcctcaccaccctcccccaccacgccctaacccccccatccaccaccccctcaatcGAGTCCctaaacaccaccctcggcgTGAACAGCTCCCCCCCAACCGTCCCATCACAaaccccatccctccccaggTTAGTATCCCCCCCATTacactccctcaccaaccccccgtcAATCAAGTCCATCAGCCCCGCCGCGACCCTCCCCTCGCTTGTCTCCATCGTATCCCTATCACTACCGCAGCTATACCCCCCAtaatcccaacccccaatcaCCTGCCTGCCCAACAAACTCGCCGCGAAAGCAGTAGCCCAACCCTCGGAGAAAGCAAGCCCCTGCTCAACAGGACTACCTCCGCAGATAGTATGcgcccctccc comes from the Podospora pseudocomata strain CBS 415.72m chromosome 5, whole genome shotgun sequence genome and includes:
- a CDS encoding hypothetical protein (EggNog:ENOG503NXRB; COG:Q) — translated: MALLSLGVGPSLLLLLGGFALYVLGSILYNLLLHPLRSFPGPLLMRATRLGHIRLLCRGTLPFDLLPLHQKYGPVVRIGPNELAFSNPQAWKDVMGHRTDKSEEFEKYLGFYRPVDDLPVDIVNAKREEHGLLRRTMAHGFSDRSMREQQPLIKQYVDLLMRKLRAAGGKKVDLAAWYNYTTFDVIGDLAFGESFGCLEGGEYHPWVKAIFELARVGVVFQSLVHYPWVFKALMAVVPKSLMEERERHYQMTLVKLKKRMEGGKERSDLIEGLLKKADEWGLTLQKLQANSAILIIGGSETTATLLSGVTFLLMTNPDALEKLTAEVRGAFKSEDEIDFMSVSNLPYLLACLDEALRMYPPVPTGLPRVVPPAGASIAGHYVPGGTVVAVHQWAMYHNEEHFKKPFEFHPERWLGDPEFASDHKEAFQPFHLGPRNCLGRNLAYIEMRLILARVLWNFDLKMDEDSADWMSKQRIFNLWEKGALNAYLTPVQR
- a CDS encoding hypothetical protein (EggNog:ENOG503NXT3); the encoded protein is MTTPPHGSKRHRENDDDDDDHDDDNQRPTKITIGDNNENYPVLWSDYSQLPRLCWSLRDRDRDRDRRTSLPAPGAVRNMTIARVHTSSSRSQSLTFPPIETRYLRDLHPSFFRPTRPPPLPRRVRSPLPPRPGTTTIYSLLQEQHLLDHRIHLPSPFSPSPSDLDKILTYLSTPIQTLTTTSFSSEAYDTFQHKSSLPPSQDDRLLPDGVLDTIAGCVPAFPQNRIYIPFNAMKPVNSLPDVIPTPYSFDGVRPAELEHLIRDREEEFVIATKRYEVPVAPNFFVEVVGRGGKGGVAAVAVDGAYGARGMFVLRSYAPGERKRGEGKGEGLAFSGVYDAGGVLRLFVHFVAEQEEGVDKKVEGLGYYMAELGRWEMMRGRDEFLKGARAFRNLRSWAGRVREEAVEGGNCWVGGLLGGGDGLMGRLPRC